From Erwinia sp. HDF1-3R, one genomic window encodes:
- the flgD gene encoding flagellar hook assembly protein FlgD has translation MGIAVGVNEKLDNSSITTTSTTDTSSADLQSNFLTLLVTQLKNQDPTNPMDNSQLTTQLAQINTLSGIEKLNTTLGSISGQINSGQSLQASALIGKGVMVDGSQVLVGSSQTTPFGVSLEQASTATTATISDSTGKVVQTINLGALTAGVHTFSWDGSSSDGTAAADGKYSVSISASNATGQLVAQPLNYALVNGVTNDTSGAVLDLGTMGTSTVANVRQII, from the coding sequence ATGGGCATTGCTGTAGGCGTAAATGAAAAGCTGGATAACAGCTCAATTACCACCACCTCGACCACCGATACGTCGTCTGCCGATCTTCAAAGCAACTTTTTAACGCTTTTGGTGACACAGTTAAAAAACCAGGACCCGACTAATCCGATGGATAACAGCCAGCTGACCACCCAGCTGGCGCAGATCAATACCCTGAGCGGTATTGAGAAACTGAATACCACGCTGGGATCGATCTCCGGGCAGATCAACAGCGGGCAGTCTCTGCAGGCCTCCGCGCTTATCGGTAAAGGCGTGATGGTTGATGGCTCGCAGGTCTTAGTGGGCAGCAGTCAGACCACGCCATTTGGCGTCAGTCTGGAGCAGGCCTCTACCGCCACCACGGCTACCATCAGCGATTCGACAGGCAAGGTGGTGCAGACCATCAACCTGGGTGCGCTGACTGCGGGCGTGCACACCTTCTCATGGGATGGCTCGTCATCCGATGGCACGGCAGCGGCAGATGGCAAATACAGCGTGTCAATCAGCGCCAGCAATGCGACCGGTCAACTGGTTGCGCAGCCGCTGAATTATGCACTGGTTAATGGGGTGACTAACGACACGAGCGGTGCCGTTTTAGACCTCGGTACGATGGGTACCAGTACCGTCGCGAACGTTCGTCAGATTATTTAA
- the flgL gene encoding flagellar hook-associated protein FlgL, which produces MRLSTSMIYDQQMRGISSSQASWLKVGEQLSSGKRVVTPSDDPVAAAQAVVLGQAQSQNTQYKTARTFATNGISQEETTLQQVTSVIQQAQTVVVAAANGTLSDDDRASYATQLTGIRAQLLNLANSTDGNGSYIFAGYKTNSAPFTTDASGSVSYTGGTTAITQKVDANRTMVTSHTGSQVFMSLTSNAKAEPDGSTSEANIFNTLDTAIASLNTPLASADDAASTAASAAIDKTSRGLSNSLNNVLKVRSELGTQLNELDNLNSKGDDTATNQATEMSGLVDVDYTSAISSYTMQQTALQASYKVFTDMSSMSLFKLNG; this is translated from the coding sequence ATGCGTCTCAGTACTTCCATGATCTACGATCAGCAGATGCGCGGCATCAGCAGTTCGCAGGCGAGCTGGCTGAAGGTCGGTGAACAGCTCTCTTCCGGTAAGCGCGTGGTGACCCCGTCTGATGACCCGGTTGCGGCAGCCCAGGCGGTCGTGCTGGGGCAGGCCCAGTCCCAGAACACGCAGTATAAAACCGCGAGAACCTTTGCGACTAACGGGATCTCGCAGGAAGAGACCACGCTACAGCAGGTGACCAGCGTCATTCAGCAGGCGCAGACCGTGGTGGTTGCGGCGGCTAACGGCACGCTGTCAGATGATGACCGCGCATCCTATGCTACACAGCTGACCGGGATCCGCGCGCAGCTGCTCAACCTGGCTAACTCTACCGATGGCAATGGCAGCTATATTTTCGCCGGTTACAAGACCAACAGCGCGCCTTTTACCACCGATGCCAGCGGCAGCGTCTCCTATACCGGCGGCACTACTGCGATTACGCAAAAAGTGGACGCTAACCGCACCATGGTGACCAGCCATACCGGTAGCCAGGTCTTTATGTCACTGACCAGCAACGCTAAAGCGGAGCCGGACGGCAGTACCAGCGAAGCGAATATCTTTAACACCCTGGATACGGCGATTGCCTCCCTGAATACGCCGCTGGCCAGCGCCGATGATGCGGCAAGTACGGCAGCCAGCGCTGCGATCGACAAAACCAGCCGGGGATTAAGTAACTCGCTAAACAACGTGCTGAAAGTGCGTTCCGAGCTGGGTACGCAGCTTAATGAGCTGGATAACCTGAATTCAAAAGGTGACGATACCGCCACCAATCAGGCAACGGAAATGAGCGGGCTGGTTGACGTGGATTACACCAGCGCGATCTCGTCCTACACCATGCAGCAGACGGCCCTGCAGGCCTCTTATAAAGTCTTTACCGACATGTCCAGCATGTCCCTGTTCAAACTGAACGGCTAG
- the flgE gene encoding flagellar hook protein FlgE, with protein sequence MAFSQAVSGLNAASSNLDVIGNNIANSATVGFKSATVSFADMFADSKVGLGVKVAAVTQDFNDGTTTSTSRGLDVAISQSGFFRMTDTTGAVYYSRNGQFTLDENRNIVNAAGLQLTGYPATGTPPTVQTGATPVALSVPTTAMSAKATTTAALVANLNSTDSVPTTTPFDATNVDTYNSKASMTTYDSLGNAHTMNLYFVKSSDNNWTVNAQDASTGAAAGSFNMTFNSSGQLTSDANQTLSMASLNGSAAQTFSLSMLNSQQQNTGTSTFGNPTQNGYKPGELTSYQINNDGTVVGNYSNEQSQTLGQIALANFANPEGLKSEGNNVWSATNSSGQALVGLAGTGNLGTLTAGALESSNVDLSKELVNMIVAQRNYQSNAQTIKTQDQILNTLVNLR encoded by the coding sequence ATGGCATTTTCACAGGCAGTCAGCGGTCTTAACGCCGCCTCCAGCAATCTTGACGTAATAGGTAACAACATTGCGAACTCCGCGACTGTGGGCTTTAAATCCGCCACCGTCTCCTTTGCGGATATGTTTGCCGACTCCAAGGTTGGGCTGGGCGTCAAGGTGGCTGCGGTCACGCAGGACTTTAACGACGGTACCACCACCTCTACCAGCCGCGGGCTGGATGTGGCGATCAGCCAGTCAGGTTTCTTCCGCATGACCGATACCACCGGTGCGGTCTACTACAGCCGTAATGGCCAGTTCACGCTGGATGAAAACCGCAATATCGTTAACGCAGCGGGCCTGCAGCTGACCGGCTATCCGGCAACCGGCACGCCGCCAACCGTTCAGACCGGCGCTACGCCGGTGGCGCTGAGCGTACCGACCACCGCGATGTCAGCGAAAGCGACCACCACGGCGGCACTGGTGGCTAACCTCAACTCTACCGACAGCGTTCCCACGACGACGCCTTTTGATGCAACCAACGTTGACACCTACAACAGCAAAGCATCAATGACCACGTATGATTCACTGGGTAACGCCCACACCATGAATCTCTACTTCGTCAAGTCGAGTGATAACAACTGGACCGTTAACGCGCAGGATGCCAGCACCGGTGCTGCCGCTGGTTCGTTTAACATGACCTTTAACAGCAGCGGTCAGCTGACTTCCGATGCGAACCAGACGCTGAGCATGGCGTCCCTGAACGGTTCCGCAGCCCAGACGTTCTCGCTGAGCATGCTGAACAGCCAGCAGCAGAACACCGGTACCAGCACCTTTGGTAACCCGACTCAGAACGGTTATAAGCCGGGCGAACTGACCAGCTATCAGATTAATAACGACGGCACCGTAGTCGGTAACTACTCAAACGAGCAGTCCCAGACGCTGGGGCAGATTGCGCTGGCTAACTTTGCCAACCCGGAAGGACTCAAGTCAGAGGGCAACAACGTCTGGTCTGCGACGAACTCGTCCGGTCAGGCACTGGTAGGGCTTGCCGGTACCGGTAACCTCGGCACCCTGACCGCAGGCGCGCTGGAGTCATCCAACGTCGACCTGAGTAAAGAGCTGGTCAATATGATCGTCGCCCAGCGTAACTATCAGTCTAACGCCCAGACTATCAAAACTCAGGACCAGATCCTCAACACCCTGGTCAACCTGCGTTAA
- a CDS encoding flagellar basal body L-ring protein FlgH, whose translation MAKQISVPGRLLVATLLLTLNGCALVPRKPLVDGSTTAQPLPASPTVVNGSIFQGVMPMNYGYQPLFEDRRPRNIGDTLTITLQENVSASKSSTASAGRDGSSTLGLTALPSALTGLLGGSKTNIDASGKNDFAGKGGATANNTFTGTITVTVNQVLPNGNLKVVGEKQIEINQGTEFIRFSGVVNPRTISGSNSVVSTQVADARIEYVGNGYINEAQTMGWLQRFFLNLSPY comes from the coding sequence ATGGCGAAGCAAATTTCAGTGCCTGGACGTTTGTTGGTAGCAACGCTGCTCCTGACGCTTAACGGTTGTGCTTTGGTTCCCCGTAAGCCCCTGGTCGATGGGTCGACAACGGCCCAGCCGCTGCCTGCTTCGCCAACGGTGGTTAACGGTTCTATTTTTCAGGGCGTGATGCCGATGAACTACGGTTACCAGCCGCTGTTCGAAGATCGACGCCCACGTAATATCGGCGATACGCTGACCATTACCCTGCAGGAAAACGTCAGCGCGAGCAAAAGCTCGACTGCGTCAGCAGGGCGTGACGGCAGCAGTACGCTGGGCCTGACCGCATTACCAAGCGCCCTGACCGGACTGCTGGGCGGCAGCAAAACCAATATTGACGCCAGCGGTAAGAATGACTTCGCCGGCAAGGGCGGCGCGACCGCGAATAACACCTTTACCGGCACCATCACCGTTACCGTTAATCAGGTATTGCCAAACGGAAACCTGAAAGTGGTCGGTGAGAAGCAGATCGAGATTAACCAGGGGACGGAATTTATCCGCTTCTCGGGCGTCGTTAACCCGCGCACCATCAGCGGCAGCAATAGCGTGGTGTCGACGCAGGTGGCGGATGCCCGCATTGAATACGTCGGCAACGGCTATATCAATGAAGCGCAGACCATGGGCTGGCTGCAACGGTTCTTCCTGAACCTGTCACCGTACTAA
- a CDS encoding flagellar basal body rod protein FlgF yields MDHAIYTAMGAASQTLEQQAVTASNLANASTPGFRAQLNALRAVPVQGLSLPTRTLVTASTPGADMSQGSLDYTERPLDVAVREDGWLAVRAPDGSEAYTRNGNMELDPAGQLTIQGNLVMGDGGPIAVPQGSEVTIAADGSITALNPGDPPNATVQLGRLKLVKATGNEVTRGDDGLFRLTASAQTQRGAVLQSDPTIQVMPGVLEGSNVKPVETMVDMIANARRFEMQMKVISSVDENEQRANQLLSMS; encoded by the coding sequence ATGGATCACGCGATATATACCGCCATGGGGGCTGCCAGTCAGACCCTCGAACAGCAGGCAGTGACGGCCAGTAACCTGGCTAACGCCTCAACCCCCGGCTTCCGTGCGCAGCTTAACGCGCTGCGGGCGGTGCCGGTGCAGGGGCTTTCGCTGCCAACGCGCACGCTGGTCACCGCATCAACACCCGGTGCCGACATGTCGCAGGGCTCGCTGGACTACACCGAGCGCCCGCTGGACGTCGCCGTGCGTGAGGACGGCTGGCTGGCCGTGCGTGCGCCCGATGGCAGCGAAGCCTATACGCGCAACGGCAATATGGAGCTCGACCCGGCCGGGCAGCTCACCATCCAGGGTAACCTGGTGATGGGCGACGGCGGACCGATTGCCGTACCGCAGGGGTCTGAGGTGACCATTGCTGCTGATGGCTCTATTACCGCGCTGAACCCGGGCGATCCGCCGAATGCCACTGTCCAGCTGGGACGTCTGAAGCTGGTGAAAGCCACCGGCAATGAAGTGACTCGCGGGGATGACGGACTGTTCCGTCTGACCGCGAGCGCACAGACGCAGCGCGGTGCCGTCCTGCAAAGCGACCCGACCATACAGGTGATGCCAGGCGTACTGGAAGGCAGCAATGTCAAACCGGTTGAAACCATGGTCGATATGATCGCCAACGCACGCCGCTTCGAGATGCAGATGAAAGTGATCTCAAGCGTCGATGAGAATGAACAACGCGCTAATCAGCTGCTGTCAATGAGCTAA
- the flgJ gene encoding flagellar assembly peptidoglycan hydrolase FlgJ, whose product MSDSQSLMGAAYDSRSLNNLKRQASGDPKAHAREVAKQVEGMFVQMMLKSMREALPQDGLLSTEQTRLYTSMYDQQIGQQIASKGLGLADMMVKQMEQAQPLDEKAGTVPMMLDKNFINTLPPLAMEQIVRRAVPRLPSSETPLSGDSSDFIAQLSQPAQLASAQSGIPHHLILAQAALESGWGQRQIRTADGKPSYNVFGIKAGANWQGKSTEITTTEYENGEAVKVKAKFRVYDSYFDALNDYVKLIANNPRYSAVTTASTPEQGAQALQAAGYATDPKYAQKLVGMIHQFKSMGEKVVKAYTQDIGDLF is encoded by the coding sequence ATGAGCGATTCTCAATCTCTGATGGGGGCGGCGTACGACAGCCGCTCGCTTAACAACCTTAAACGCCAGGCCAGCGGCGACCCGAAGGCGCATGCCCGGGAAGTGGCTAAACAGGTGGAAGGGATGTTCGTACAGATGATGCTGAAAAGCATGCGTGAGGCCCTGCCGCAGGATGGCCTGCTCAGCACGGAGCAGACGCGGCTCTACACCTCAATGTACGATCAGCAGATTGGGCAACAGATCGCCTCTAAGGGGCTGGGTCTGGCTGATATGATGGTTAAGCAGATGGAGCAGGCGCAGCCGCTGGATGAAAAAGCGGGCACCGTGCCGATGATGCTGGATAAAAACTTCATTAACACGCTGCCGCCGCTGGCGATGGAACAGATCGTTCGCCGTGCGGTGCCGCGTTTACCCTCGTCCGAGACGCCACTCAGCGGCGACAGCAGCGATTTCATCGCCCAGCTTTCACAGCCGGCGCAGCTGGCCAGCGCCCAGAGTGGGATCCCGCATCACCTGATCCTGGCGCAGGCCGCGCTGGAGTCCGGCTGGGGGCAGCGGCAGATCCGCACCGCCGATGGCAAACCGAGCTATAACGTGTTCGGTATCAAAGCGGGTGCAAACTGGCAGGGCAAGAGCACCGAAATTACCACCACCGAATATGAGAACGGCGAAGCGGTGAAGGTAAAGGCCAAATTCCGCGTCTACGACTCCTATTTCGACGCGCTCAATGATTATGTCAAGCTGATTGCCAACAACCCGCGCTACTCCGCCGTGACTACCGCCTCTACCCCGGAACAGGGGGCGCAGGCCCTGCAGGCAGCGGGCTATGCTACCGATCCAAAATATGCCCAAAAGCTGGTGGGGATGATCCATCAATTCAAAAGCATGGGTGAAAAAGTGGTTAAAGCCTATACCCAGGATATTGGCGATTTGTTCTGA
- the flgG gene encoding flagellar basal-body rod protein FlgG, which translates to MIRSLWIAKTGLDAQQTNMDVISNNLANVSTNGFKRQRAVFEDLMYQTIRQPGAQSSEQTTLPSGMQLGTGVRPVATERLHTQGNLNKTDSSKDVAISGQGYFQVQMPDGTLAYTRDGSFQTDQNGQLVTNGGFPVQPAITIPANALSMTVGRDGVVSVTQQGQTQPVQVGQLTLSTFINDAGLESKGENLYQETQASGAPTDSTPGNNGAGLLYQGYVETSNVNVAEELVSMIQTQRAYEINSKAISTSDQMLAKLTQL; encoded by the coding sequence ATGATCCGTTCCTTGTGGATTGCCAAAACCGGCCTTGACGCCCAGCAAACAAATATGGACGTCATCTCGAACAACCTGGCCAACGTCAGCACCAACGGCTTTAAACGCCAGCGTGCGGTGTTCGAAGATTTGATGTACCAAACTATTCGCCAGCCTGGCGCGCAGTCCTCTGAGCAGACAACGCTGCCCTCAGGCATGCAGCTGGGTACGGGTGTGCGCCCGGTCGCCACCGAGCGCTTACATACCCAGGGTAACCTGAACAAAACCGATTCGTCGAAAGATGTGGCGATCAGTGGTCAGGGTTACTTCCAGGTACAGATGCCCGACGGCACGCTGGCCTATACCCGCGATGGCTCCTTCCAGACCGACCAGAACGGTCAGCTGGTGACCAACGGCGGCTTCCCCGTGCAGCCCGCGATTACCATTCCGGCTAACGCCCTGAGCATGACCGTGGGACGCGATGGCGTGGTCAGCGTCACCCAGCAGGGCCAGACGCAGCCGGTGCAGGTTGGGCAGCTGACGCTGAGCACCTTTATTAACGATGCTGGCCTGGAAAGTAAGGGTGAAAACCTCTACCAGGAGACGCAGGCCTCCGGTGCGCCAACCGACAGTACGCCCGGTAACAACGGCGCTGGCCTGCTCTATCAGGGCTATGTCGAAACGTCCAACGTTAACGTTGCGGAAGAGCTGGTCAGTATGATCCAGACCCAGCGCGCTTATGAAATCAACAGCAAGGCCATCAGCACCTCCGATCAGATGCTGGCTAAGCTGACGCAGCTGTAA
- the flgK gene encoding flagellar hook-associated protein FlgK yields MSNLINTAMSGLSAAQAALNTTSNNISNYSVAGYSRQTTILAQANSTLTGASYVGNGVSVSSVNREYDAFITNQLRNASTQSSALTTQYNQLSNIDKMFSSTTNTLSTNMQDFFSSLQTLVSNASDSSARQTVLGKADGLVNQFQVTDTYLRNLDSSLNTSVSSTVDQVNSYTKQIANINQQITKLKGAGAGSEPNDLLDQRDQLVSSLNNLVGVTVSQQDGGSYNISMGNGISLVQGDSASQLAAVPSSSDPNRTTIATVDAVTGATTEIPEKLVTTGSLGGLLSFRTDLDNTRNQLGQLAMTLGDSFNTQHEAGYDVNGDKGEAFFKLGSPSVTANTKNTSTASVSAAWTDTSKVQASNYKVSYDGSNWNVTRLSDNASVTATSATDSSGNSTLAFDGLQLTVSGTPAAKDSFLVKPVSDVIVNMDVNITDESKVAAAGADDGVSDNTNAQSLLDLQTKKVINSNSTLTQGYASMVANIGNKTSNLEATSTTQTNVVTQLTNQQQSVSGVNLDEEYGNLTRYQQYYSANAQVLQTASTIFNALISAIS; encoded by the coding sequence ATGTCTAATTTAATCAATACCGCGATGTCCGGGTTAAGCGCCGCTCAGGCCGCGTTAAACACCACCAGTAATAACATCAGTAACTACAGCGTTGCCGGTTATTCGCGTCAGACGACGATTCTGGCGCAGGCAAACAGCACGCTGACCGGCGCGAGCTATGTGGGTAACGGCGTCTCCGTTTCCAGCGTCAACCGTGAGTATGATGCCTTTATTACTAATCAGCTGCGCAACGCCAGCACGCAGTCCAGCGCGCTGACCACGCAGTACAATCAGCTGTCTAATATCGATAAAATGTTCTCCAGCACCACCAACACCTTATCGACCAATATGCAGGACTTCTTCTCCTCGCTACAGACGCTGGTCAGTAATGCGAGCGATTCGTCCGCGCGTCAGACAGTGCTGGGCAAGGCCGACGGCCTGGTCAATCAGTTCCAGGTGACGGATACCTATCTGCGTAATCTCGACAGCAGCCTGAATACGTCCGTTTCCTCTACCGTCGACCAGGTAAACAGCTATACCAAACAGATTGCGAATATTAACCAGCAGATCACCAAATTAAAGGGTGCGGGCGCGGGCAGCGAGCCGAACGATCTGCTGGATCAGCGCGATCAGCTGGTCAGTTCTCTGAATAACCTGGTGGGTGTGACCGTCAGTCAGCAGGATGGCGGCAGCTACAACATCAGCATGGGCAACGGTATCTCACTGGTGCAGGGCGACAGTGCCAGCCAGCTGGCCGCCGTGCCATCGAGCAGCGATCCAAACCGGACCACCATCGCCACCGTTGACGCCGTCACCGGCGCCACCACCGAAATTCCCGAAAAGCTGGTGACCACCGGCTCGCTGGGTGGCCTGCTGTCGTTCCGCACCGATCTGGATAATACCCGTAATCAGCTGGGGCAGCTGGCGATGACGCTGGGCGACAGCTTTAATACCCAGCATGAAGCGGGCTATGACGTGAACGGCGACAAGGGCGAGGCTTTCTTCAAACTCGGCAGCCCGTCAGTCACGGCCAATACCAAAAATACCAGCACTGCCTCCGTCAGCGCCGCGTGGACCGATACCAGCAAGGTGCAGGCCTCCAACTACAAGGTGAGCTACGACGGGTCAAACTGGAACGTAACGCGCCTGTCGGATAATGCCAGCGTAACCGCCACCTCTGCTACCGACAGCAGCGGTAACTCCACGCTGGCCTTTGACGGCCTGCAGCTGACGGTCAGCGGCACCCCGGCGGCGAAAGACAGCTTTCTGGTGAAACCGGTCTCTGACGTCATAGTTAATATGGACGTGAATATTACCGATGAGTCTAAAGTTGCCGCCGCCGGTGCCGATGATGGAGTGAGTGATAACACCAACGCTCAGTCGCTTTTAGATCTGCAAACCAAAAAGGTCATCAACAGCAACAGCACCCTGACCCAGGGCTATGCCAGCATGGTGGCGAATATTGGTAACAAAACCAGCAATCTGGAAGCGACCAGTACCACCCAGACCAATGTGGTAACTCAGCTGACCAATCAGCAGCAGTCGGTTTCCGGCGTTAATCTGGATGAAGAATACGGCAATCTGACTCGCTATCAGCAGTATTACTCGGCTAACGCCCAGGTTCTGCAGACTGCCAGCACCATTTTCAATGCGCTTATCAGCGCCATTAGCTGA
- a CDS encoding flagellar basal body P-ring protein FlgI, which translates to MRKIIFQFALLLLAGISTLAQADRIRDLTTVGGVRDNSLIGYGLVVGLDGSGDQTTQTPFTTQSLNNMLSQLGITVPAGTNMQLKNVAAVMVTGKLPAFGRQGQVIDVVVSSMGNAKSLRGGTLLMTPLKGVDNQVYALAQGNILVGGAGASAGGSSVTVNQVNGGRITGGATIERELPTNFGTQSVINLFLNDEDFSMAQRISDAINAHSGYGSAQALDGRTVQVQVSANGTSQVRLLADIQNIDVSVPIQDAKVIINSRTGTVVMNREVMLSSCAIAQGNLSVTVNQQQNVSQPNTPFAGGQTVTTPQTQIDLRQSGGALQSVNASANLNSVVRALNALGATPIDLMSILQSMQSAGCLHAKLEII; encoded by the coding sequence ATGCGTAAGATTATTTTTCAGTTTGCCCTGCTGCTGCTGGCGGGTATCAGCACTCTTGCTCAGGCGGATCGCATTCGCGATCTGACTACCGTGGGCGGCGTGCGCGATAACTCGCTGATTGGCTACGGGCTGGTGGTGGGCCTTGACGGCTCCGGTGACCAGACAACCCAGACGCCCTTTACCACGCAGAGCCTGAACAACATGCTCTCGCAGCTCGGGATCACCGTGCCCGCGGGCACCAATATGCAGCTAAAAAACGTGGCTGCGGTAATGGTGACCGGGAAGCTGCCCGCCTTTGGCCGTCAGGGTCAGGTGATCGACGTAGTCGTTTCCTCTATGGGTAACGCCAAAAGCCTGCGCGGCGGCACGCTGCTGATGACGCCCTTAAAAGGGGTGGATAATCAGGTTTACGCGCTGGCGCAGGGGAACATTCTGGTCGGCGGTGCGGGTGCCTCAGCGGGCGGAAGCAGCGTAACCGTCAACCAGGTTAACGGTGGCCGCATAACCGGCGGCGCGACCATTGAGCGCGAACTGCCGACTAACTTCGGCACGCAAAGCGTTATCAACCTGTTTCTGAATGATGAAGACTTCAGCATGGCGCAGCGGATCAGCGATGCGATCAACGCCCACAGCGGCTACGGTTCCGCTCAGGCGCTGGATGGTCGTACGGTGCAGGTGCAGGTGTCTGCCAACGGCACCTCGCAGGTTCGCCTGCTGGCGGATATTCAGAATATCGACGTCTCAGTGCCGATTCAGGATGCGAAAGTGATTATCAACTCGCGGACCGGTACGGTGGTAATGAATCGCGAAGTGATGCTCAGCAGCTGCGCCATTGCCCAGGGCAACCTGTCGGTGACGGTGAATCAGCAGCAGAACGTTAGCCAGCCGAATACGCCTTTTGCCGGGGGCCAGACGGTCACCACGCCGCAGACGCAAATTGACCTGCGTCAGAGCGGTGGGGCACTGCAAAGCGTGAACGCCAGCGCGAACCTGAACAGCGTGGTGCGGGCGCTTAACGCGCTGGGCGCAACGCCTATCGATCTGATGTCTATTCTGCAATCCATGCAGAGTGCCGGCTGCCTGCATGCCAAACTGGAAATCATCTGA